One window of the Rutidosis leptorrhynchoides isolate AG116_Rl617_1_P2 unplaced genomic scaffold, CSIRO_AGI_Rlap_v1 contig99, whole genome shotgun sequence genome contains the following:
- the LOC139885521 gene encoding putative disease resistance protein At1g50180 has protein sequence MAESVVSSVISTLGNLLLDEAKFLYGVKDQVKETQKDLILLQSYLRDADKKQHDSQVVRRVVSEIRELAYDAEDIIESFVLASKKKWKQLHGVGSEIKAIQSKISKHADNLRRQGVDRITGAEGSSSSTTRSDQQWRKTYDHDEEDVVGLKEDAKAVAAELVAAKRKESRVVSIFGMGGIGKTTLAKKVYHLEEVRNHFNAFAWVFISQQFSAGEVLKKLLSQLSTTPSNELTDEKVVEKLYEVQKEQRCLVVLDDIWKNEDWDLLRPAFPRIENRGSKILVTTRNKDLASYADPKAFVHEIHCLNEDESWELFKKKSYFDQDDTGRVEVGKAIMRKCGGLPLALVVIGSLLATKHSLDEWTKVHKRLESYLGTESSVYKVLELSYHELPYHLKPCFQYLSHYPEDFGIPTEELIQLWIGEGFIPIGQEEMLEEVAEGYLQQLIDRSMVQVGYLSGWTGRVTSCRLHDLMRDLSISISKQESFLENIDNFQDDITRPIRRLSVTTDNTAQVFGKLQDSRNRENMTHLRSFLLLPPKRFVASSEQLGDMVQKYILLRVLKLTRIFGSKTLPEAIGSLIHLKSLIVEVLKDRNDESAFDIRIPSSISGLSCLLTLRVDSDSWAPNIEFASDVIWKLQRLRHLRFPYNSSLVGGVNKLHLRGMSNLHTLKAIRAEWLDVEELKELTNLRKLKLVDVDSSFVERLNSVLHINISGGVLNHLQKLSLCTIRDSAGIDITGIVSSPLLPALTKLSVSGRLTKFPTAHDFQAKLTCLCMFASELEEDPMSTLEQLPSLEKLYLGQSTFLGEEMVCSDGGFPQLKTVIIALLCNLRELTIHKGAMRVLSHLEIKKCWRLKEVPSGLSHISTLEKVEINGKNYAIPIVWDIPIEGSSKCEQHHR, from the exons ATGGCCGAGTCTGTTGTCTCATCTGTCATTTCTACACTTGGCAACTTGCTCCTTGACGAAGCAAAATTTCTATATGGTGTCAAGGATCAAGTTAAGGAGACGCAAAAAGATCTAATACTTTTGCAAAGTTACTTGCGTGATGCGGATAAAAAGCAACATGACTCTCAAGTTGTTCGTCGCGTGGTTTCTGAGATTAGAGAGCTTGCTTATGATGCTgaagatatcatcgaatctttcgtACTCGCTTCAAAAAAAA AGTGGAAACAACTTCATGGTGTTGGCTCCGAGATTAAAGCTATCCAGAGTAAGATCTCTAAGCATGCTGACAACTTGCGGAGGCAGGGGGTAGACCGGATAACAGGAGCAGAAGGCTCAAGCTCTAGTACTACCAGGAGTGATCAACAGTGGAGAAAAACTTATGATCATGATGAAGAAGATGTCGTCGGCTTAAAAGAAGATGCAAAAGCAGTGGCTGCTGAGCTGGTGGCTGCTAAAAGGAAAGAGAGTCGAGTCGTCTCCATCTTCGGAATGGGTGGTATCGGAAAAACAACGCTGGCAAAGAAAGTGTACCATCTTGAAGAGGTGAGAAATCATTTTAATGCCTTCGCTTGGGTCTTTATCTCACAACAATTTAGTGCCGGAGAAGTCCTGAAAAAACTTCTATCCCAACTTTCTACAACTCCAAGTAATGAGTTGACAGATGAAAAAGTGGTAGAGAAGCTTTATGAAGTGCAAAAGGAGCAGAGATGCTTGGTGGTACTAGATGATATTTGGAAAAATGAAGACTGGGACCTTCTAAGACCAGCATTCCCTCGAATTGAAAATAGAGGCAGCAAAATATTGGTCACTACACGCAATAAAGATTTGGCTTCTTATGCTGATCCAAAAGCTTTTGTCCATGAAATCCATTGTTTAAATGAAGACGAGAGTTGGGAGCTATTCAAGAAGAAATCGTACTTCGATCAAGATGACACAG GCAGAGTTGAGGTTGGAAAGGCAATAATGAGAAAGTGTGGAGGTTTACCTTTAGCCTTAGTTGTGATTGGAAGTCTTTTGGCAACAAAGCATTCATTGGATGAGTGGACAAAGGTACACAAAAGATTAGAGTCATATTTAGGAACAGAGTCGTCTGTATATAAGGTCCTAGAATTGAGTTACCATGAGCTGCCATACCATCTGAAGCCATGCTTTCAGTATCTGAGCCACTACCCTGAAGATTTTGGCATTCCTACGGAAGAGTTGATCCAATTGTGGATAGGAGAAGGGTTCATACCGATTGGACAGGAGGAAATGTTGGAAGAGGTGGCCGAAGGATACTTGCAGCAGTTGATAGATAGGTCCATGGTTCAAGTGGGATATCTCTCGGGGTGGACCGGAAGGGTCACAAGTTGCAGACTTCATGACCTCATGCGAGACTTGTCTATATCAATCTCTAAACAAGAATCCTTTTTAGAGAATATTGACAACTTTCAAGATGACATCACTCGACCGATCCGCAGGCTTTCAGTGACTACAGATAATACTGCTCAGGTTTTTGGCAAGCTGCAGGATTCCAGGAACAGAGAAAACATGACTCACCTCCGCTCATTTTTACTCTTGCCTCCGAAACGTTTCGTAGCTTCAAGTGAGCAATTAGGTGACATGGTCCAAAAATACATATTGCTAAGAGTTCTAAAACTGACTAGAATTTTTGGGTCAAAAACATTGCCAGAGGCAATTGGGAGCCTCATTCACTTGAAATCCTTAATTGTTGAAGTCCTCAAGGATCGAAATGATGAATCGGCCTTCGATATACGTATTCCATCATCCATTAGTGGTTTGAGTTGTTTGCTAACGCTAAGGGTAGATTCAGATAGTTGGGCACCAAATATTGAATTTGCATCTGATGTGATATGGAAGTTGCAGCGTTTGAGGCATTTACGGTTTCCCTATAACAGTAGCCTCGTGGGTGGAGTTAATAAGTTGCATTTGCGTGGTATGAGTAATCTGCATACATTAAAGGCCATTAGGGCAGAGTGGTTAGATGTCGAAGAATTAAAAGAGTTGACTAATCTTAGGAAGTTGAAATTAGTTGATGTGGATTCATCATTCGTAGAAAGGTTGAACTCTGTCCTACACATCAACATATCAGGAGGAGTGCTAAATCATCTCCAGAAATTGTCCTTATGTACCATACGGGATTCAGCAGGAATCGACATAACTGGCATAGTATCATCGCCACTTCTTCCCGCTCTAACAAAGTTAAGTGTTTCTGGAAGATTGACAAAGTTTCCAACAGCACACGACTTCCAAGCTAAATTAACATGCTTATGTATGTTTGCTTCTGAACTTGAAGAGGATCCGATGTCTACATTGGAACAGCTCCCTAGTTTAGAGAAGCTCTACTTAGGTCAAAGTACATTTTTAGGGGAAGAGATGGTGTGTTCAGATGGAGGTTTCCCTCAACTCAAAACCGTAATTATTGCGTTGCTGTGTAATCTAAGGGAGTTGACCATTCATAAGGGAGCGATGCGTGTTCTCTCCCATTTGGAGATAAAAAAATGCTGGAGATTGAAGGAAGTTCCAAGTGGATTGAGCCACATCAGTACCCTTGAAAAAGTGGAGATCAATGGGAAGAATTATGCTATTCCAATTGTATGGGATATTCCAATTGAAGGAAGCTCCAAGTGTGAGCAACATCATCGTTAA
- the LOC139885522 gene encoding nudix hydrolase 4-like — MENMMALVARTGRLLQRYDKGCRQVVGCIPYRYRNASQLSSFNGNLIEEEMEVLLISSQNGNGMLFPKGGWEINESMEEAARRETLEEAGVTGNVEDRLGKWRYKSKSRPVVHEGYMFSLLVNKQFDLWPEKNNRNRKWASVSEAREVCKQWWMREALDELVRRQIERN, encoded by the exons ATGGAAAATATGATGGCTTTGGTAGCTCGTACTGGCAGACTTTTACAACGTTATGATAAAGGGTGTCGCCAAGTTGTTGG CTGTATCCCTTATAGATATCGAAATGCTAGTCAATTGTCTTCTTTTAATGGAAACCTCATTGAAGAAGAAATGGAAGTTCTTCTTATTAGTTCCCAGAACGGCAATGGGATGTTGTTCCCTAAG GGAGGTTGGGAAATCAATGAATCCATGGAAGAGGCAGCAAGACGTGAGACATTGGAAGAAGCTGGTGTGACCGGAAATGTTGAG GATAGATTAGGTAAATGGAGATATAAGAGTAAAAGCCGACCTGTTGTTCATGAAGGCTACATGTTTTCTTTACTAGTGAACAAACAATTCGATCTTTGGCCAGAGAAGAATAATAGAAATCGAAAATGG GCATCAGTCAGTGAAGCACGAGAAGTGTGTAAGCAATGGTGGATGAGAGAAGCTTTAGATGAGTTAGTTCGTAGACAGATCGAGAGGAACTAA
- the LOC139885523 gene encoding B3 domain-containing transcription factor FUS3-like, giving the protein MEQQEETEASQILAGVVKKKEEESEMGRVGFLTTREIQLPNNITVNVNRKKRMARQRRSSYSNSPFPPHSQVSPPPPPPPPPVSARAIDRQRLIFLFQKELRNSDVGTLRRMVLPKRASEAHLPALESKEGININMDDLDGVHLWTFKYRFWPNNNSRMYVLENTGDFVCSHGLRPKDFIIVYQDPQNEHFVIEGRKASDNVYISSAHQQLAENTCVDEVISTINQEDYEIKPCISSSSFYYPPMDFTSGMSFVYETTCSDEFALDFLGANSLTNNFSSTQSLGAFGSDDNLSLDDFYSSMRP; this is encoded by the exons atggagcaGCAGGAGGAAACCGAGGCCTCTCAAATATTAGCAGGTGttgtgaagaagaaagaagaaGAGTCTGAAATGGGTCGGGTCGGGTTCTTGACGACCCGTGAAATACAACTTCCCAACAACATTACTGTTAATGTTAATAGAAAGAAAAGAATGGCTAGGCAGAGACGGTCATCTTACTCCAATTCTCCTTTTCCTCCTCACTCGCAAGTGTCACCACCACCACCTCCTCCTCCACCTCCTGTCTCCGCACGT GCAATTGATCGGCAGAGACTGATATTCCTTTTTCAAAAGGAACTAAGGAATAGTGATGTTGGAACTCTCAGGAGAATGGTGCTCCCAAAG AGGGCATCGGAGGCTCACCTACCTGCTCTCGAATCTAAAGAAGGAATCAACATCAATATGGACGACTTGGATGGTGTCCACCTCTGGACATTTAAATATAG GTTTTGGCCCAACAACAATAGTAGAATGTATGTGCTGGAAAATACAG GGGACTTTGTTTGCTCGCACGGCCTACGCCCCAAAGACTTTATCATTGTGTACCAAGACCCTCAAAATGAGCATTTT GTGATTGAAGGAAGGAAGGCTTCAGACAATGTATATATAAGTTCAGCTCATCAACAATTAGCCGAAAACACATGTGTAGATGAAGTAATTAGTACTATTAATCAAGAAGATTACGAGATCAAACCATGCATCTCGTCATCGTCGTTTTATTATCCTCCAATGGACTTTACGTCAGGGATGTCATTTGTGTACGAGACTACTTGCTCCGATGAATTCGCTCTCGATTTCCTCGGCGCTAATTCCCTTACCAACAACTTCTCCAGCACTCAATCTCTTGGAGCCTTTGGTTCCGATGACAATTTGTCCCTTGACGACTTCTACTCGTCGATGCGTCCCTGA